The following coding sequences are from one Timaviella obliquedivisa GSE-PSE-MK23-08B window:
- a CDS encoding ABC transporter permease, translated as MGTLSCLGAIVIWLLTATPSQAHWSDMSAAEVTVKDASVEMMLTFPTGLVPFADGDRNQQLSVDEINSHNADLRQFFDQQIHLTNTENTNGQLSVSPLAAGTLPTNVQVAPSTHSTVQLSYAWSKPIEGVTLNYGLFLPGIQTAHCLATILQAGQLKTFMFTPNNQTFSLTPGGAFSGEVVLAIAGAFLWGAMHSLTPGHGKTLVGAYLMGERATPKHALILAMTTTITHTLGVFALGLVALFAAKYILPEQLYPWFSLTSGVMVVAIGLSLFRNRMAPSNHSHVHADDHAHDHTHDHNYHHHDHHHHDHHHHDHSHHHPDHNPHIDKGVSISSLLALGISGGLLPCPAALVLLLGAIAVNKTALGLILVICFSLGLSAVLTGLGLLLVYAKSWFKRVPSSTRFIKISPRFVKALPALSAIGITLIGTGISTQAFMQVLGINGG; from the coding sequence ATGGGAACTCTATCTTGTTTAGGTGCAATTGTGATCTGGCTATTAACCGCAACACCCAGCCAAGCCCATTGGTCAGATATGTCGGCGGCAGAGGTAACGGTTAAAGATGCATCTGTGGAAATGATGCTGACCTTTCCAACGGGGCTAGTACCCTTTGCAGATGGCGATCGCAATCAACAGCTTTCAGTCGATGAAATTAATTCCCATAACGCTGATTTAAGACAGTTTTTTGATCAACAAATTCATCTGACAAATACCGAAAATACTAACGGTCAACTATCTGTTAGCCCCCTAGCTGCTGGAACGTTGCCAACCAACGTGCAAGTAGCTCCTAGTACACACTCTACAGTGCAACTGAGCTATGCCTGGTCTAAACCCATTGAGGGGGTAACCCTCAATTATGGACTGTTCCTTCCCGGCATTCAAACTGCTCATTGTCTTGCTACTATTTTGCAAGCAGGGCAGCTTAAAACTTTCATGTTTACGCCCAACAATCAAACATTTTCGCTAACGCCGGGTGGTGCTTTTAGCGGAGAAGTGGTGTTGGCGATCGCAGGTGCTTTTCTATGGGGCGCGATGCATTCCCTCACCCCAGGACATGGCAAAACACTGGTGGGAGCTTATCTCATGGGCGAACGGGCGACTCCCAAGCACGCACTCATTTTGGCAATGACCACGACAATTACCCATACGTTAGGAGTATTTGCGCTGGGGTTAGTGGCGCTATTTGCCGCTAAATATATTTTGCCTGAGCAGCTTTATCCATGGTTCAGTTTAACTTCTGGGGTAATGGTAGTGGCGATCGGGCTAAGTCTTTTCCGAAATCGCATGGCTCCTTCTAATCATTCTCACGTTCATGCTGATGATCACGCTCATGATCACACTCACGATCATAACTACCACCATCACGATCACCACCATCACGATCACCATCATCACGATCATTCCCATCACCACCCTGATCACAACCCTCACATCGACAAAGGAGTCAGTATCTCATCTCTCTTGGCTTTGGGAATTTCAGGAGGACTTTTGCCTTGTCCGGCTGCGCTGGTACTATTGTTGGGAGCGATCGCCGTTAATAAAACTGCATTAGGATTAATTCTAGTGATCTGCTTTAGCCTGGGTTTGTCAGCAGTCCTGACCGGATTAGGATTGTTGTTAGTCTATGCCAAAAGCTGGTTTAAGCGGGTGCCATCTTCAACCCGCTTTATCAAAATTTCGCCTCGTTTTGTTAAAGCCCTACCCGCCTTAAGCGCGATCGGCATTACATTAATTGGAACAGGAATATCAACTCAAGCATTCATGCAAGTTTTAGGAATCAATGGAGGTTAA
- a CDS encoding GspE/PulE family protein — protein MVQQIDPPSNLSIWQQLRQQQTTCGQALKSLVDEQGKVQIELLDWELNNRFWRYFPDKEQLPPLIPLLLWQNCFYLGSPGIISDETLQQLRDRLNNTIKIIPVTEKSYRYWYRLQILETDRISGNSFNPLTGQAEHDEDIVEMAELHLSQADNQVERIRALISSALRNRASDIHLAPAPDGLRIRFRIDGILRHITTLPPAISRKVIVSLKVMSDMDIAESRRPQDGRVSEKYMHDQQEQGLDLRVSVLPCMSGKKREPGEKAVVRLLRQKNSFSTIEELGFVDRTRKIYEGWLREPQGMIIFTGPTGSGKTSTLYTSLQAIATESVNIVTVEDPVEYVLSGITQTQVHEPAGMTFAAGLRAILRQDPDIIMVGEIRDHETAETAVRAALTGHLVLTTLHTNDAIGAIPRLKDIGPDPGLISDAVLGIVAQRLVRKVCSHCAEPYQPTQADCDLLGLKLAETEAHSWRQGKGCTYCFNSGYLGREAVIELLNIDDTMRSIIYDGTVIDLRQYLRKIQFDSFLVAAIEKVQSGITTVEEVRRVLPHSALCWKRDKIDE, from the coding sequence ATGGTTCAGCAAATTGATCCGCCCTCAAATTTATCAATTTGGCAACAGCTTCGACAACAGCAAACAACCTGTGGACAAGCCCTAAAATCTTTGGTAGATGAACAGGGAAAGGTACAGATTGAATTACTGGATTGGGAATTAAATAACCGTTTTTGGCGATACTTTCCAGACAAAGAGCAATTACCGCCCCTAATTCCCTTATTGCTGTGGCAAAACTGTTTTTATTTGGGTAGCCCTGGAATCATTTCTGATGAAACGTTGCAGCAATTGCGCGATCGCCTCAACAATACGATTAAAATTATTCCTGTCACCGAAAAAAGCTATCGCTACTGGTATCGTCTGCAAATTTTAGAAACCGATCGCATTAGCGGCAATTCCTTCAACCCGCTCACTGGGCAAGCCGAGCACGACGAAGATATTGTCGAAATGGCAGAGCTTCATCTGTCCCAAGCCGATAACCAGGTAGAGCGAATTCGCGCCCTCATTTCTAGCGCCCTACGTAACCGTGCCAGCGATATTCACCTTGCCCCCGCTCCCGATGGACTACGAATTCGATTTCGGATTGATGGCATTTTGCGGCATATCACCACGCTGCCGCCTGCCATTAGCCGTAAAGTGATCGTGTCGCTTAAGGTCATGAGCGACATGGATATTGCCGAAAGTCGTCGTCCTCAAGATGGCAGAGTCAGCGAAAAGTATATGCACGATCAGCAAGAGCAAGGCTTAGACCTGCGGGTGAGTGTGCTGCCCTGCATGAGCGGCAAGAAGCGGGAACCGGGTGAAAAAGCCGTGGTGCGGCTACTGCGACAAAAGAACTCATTTAGCACGATCGAAGAATTGGGCTTTGTCGATCGCACTCGTAAAATTTATGAGGGTTGGTTACGTGAACCGCAGGGCATGATCATTTTTACGGGGCCGACTGGCTCAGGAAAAACCAGCACGTTGTACACCAGCTTGCAGGCGATCGCCACCGAATCGGTCAACATTGTCACCGTCGAGGATCCGGTTGAGTACGTCCTGTCTGGCATTACTCAAACCCAAGTTCATGAACCTGCTGGCATGACCTTTGCTGCGGGTCTACGGGCAATTTTGCGGCAAGATCCTGACATTATTATGGTTGGTGAAATCCGCGATCACGAAACGGCAGAAACAGCAGTCCGTGCAGCATTAACAGGACACTTGGTGCTAACCACACTCCATACCAATGATGCGATCGGCGCAATTCCTCGTCTGAAGGATATTGGGCCCGACCCCGGCTTGATTAGCGATGCAGTTCTGGGAATTGTGGCACAGCGGTTAGTGCGAAAAGTTTGCTCACACTGTGCAGAGCCGTATCAACCAACGCAAGCGGACTGTGATCTGTTAGGGCTGAAACTAGCAGAAACCGAGGCGCATAGCTGGCGACAAGGAAAGGGCTGCACCTATTGCTTTAACTCCGGCTATCTAGGGCGAGAAGCGGTCATTGAGCTATTAAATATTGATGACACCATGCGTTCAATTATCTACGACGGAACCGTAATTGATCTGCGTCAATATTTGCGGAAAATTCAGTTCGATTCATTTTTGGTTGCAGCGATCGAAAAAGTACAAAGTGGCATCACCACTGTGGAAGAAGTTCGGCGAGTCTTGCCCCATAGCGCCCTCTGTTGGAAACGGGATAAGATCGATGAGTGA
- a CDS encoding sigma-70 family RNA polymerase sigma factor — translation MSSQSLPTSWSAVEAIAAPPAAIPVNQLSNYDLILQCQVGLRPNKNIFAELIRRYHPHIEKVLYHLAPDWTDRADLAQEVWIRVYRNITRLQEPEKFRGWLSRIATNLFYDELRKRKRVAPPLSLDAPLTLEDGEMGWDIASDDAGPAEELATQEFYEQLRSAIADLPEAFRTTIVLREIEGLAYEEIAEITGVSLGTVKSRIARARLRLQQQLQGYLED, via the coding sequence ATGAGTAGTCAATCTCTTCCAACATCTTGGTCAGCCGTTGAAGCGATCGCCGCCCCCCCGGCTGCGATACCCGTCAACCAACTCTCTAACTACGATTTGATTTTGCAATGTCAGGTTGGGTTACGTCCTAACAAAAACATCTTTGCCGAGCTAATCCGGCGCTACCATCCCCATATCGAGAAGGTGCTTTATCACCTTGCCCCCGATTGGACTGATCGCGCAGACTTAGCACAAGAAGTTTGGATTCGCGTCTATCGTAATATCACCCGTTTGCAGGAACCCGAAAAGTTTCGCGGATGGCTGAGCCGCATTGCCACTAACTTGTTTTACGACGAGTTACGCAAACGTAAGCGAGTCGCGCCTCCTCTTTCCTTAGATGCACCCCTGACCTTAGAAGACGGCGAAATGGGTTGGGATATTGCTTCTGATGATGCAGGTCCCGCAGAAGAACTGGCGACTCAGGAATTCTACGAGCAGTTGAGATCTGCGATCGCTGACCTCCCCGAAGCCTTCCGCACTACCATTGTATTGCGCGAAATTGAAGGGCTGGCTTACGAAGAAATTGCCGAAATTACTGGCGTTTCCTTAGGAACCGTTAAGTCTCGCATTGCTCGCGCCCGTCTGCGCCTACAGCAGCAACTCCAAGGCTATCTAGAGGATTAA
- a CDS encoding zf-HC2 domain-containing protein: MTSNFDQYEPKQHSSHGGQDGNETFSEIPNSLKCTPEGLPARDRFEMLSAYLDGEVTAPERRQVEEWLKTDSKMQGLYARMLKMQQGVRRLPTPVPAQTVEQTVQQVVSRIERKPKRVAFLSGGIAIAAIFVGAVVSNLPRGEFAPQLATSPYSQQVIPSDGLMIALDRPIIDIPKATISTPNSPRPFE, from the coding sequence ATGACCTCCAACTTTGACCAGTACGAACCTAAACAGCATTCTTCCCATGGTGGGCAAGACGGTAATGAAACCTTCTCAGAGATACCCAATTCTTTGAAGTGCACTCCCGAAGGGCTACCCGCTAGGGATCGCTTTGAAATGTTGAGTGCCTACTTAGATGGCGAAGTTACCGCCCCTGAACGCCGTCAAGTGGAGGAGTGGCTCAAAACTGACTCCAAAATGCAGGGGCTTTACGCCCGCATGTTGAAAATGCAGCAAGGTGTCCGTCGGCTACCCACTCCAGTACCTGCCCAAACGGTTGAGCAAACGGTTCAACAAGTGGTTTCTCGGATTGAGCGCAAGCCCAAGCGAGTAGCTTTTTTGAGCGGTGGTATCGCGATCGCGGCTATATTTGTGGGAGCCGTTGTTAGCAACCTTCCCCGTGGCGAATTTGCCCCGCAGCTTGCAACTTCCCCTTACAGTCAGCAGGTGATCCCTAGCGACGGCTTAATGATTGCCCTCGATCGTCCTATTATTGATATTCCCAAAGCCACCATTTCAACTCCCAATTCACCTCGACCTTTCGAGTAA
- a CDS encoding gamma-glutamylcyclotransferase produces MINIFVYGTLKPGEANFDRYCQKALEQKALEIQEAIAHGTLYALPMGYPAMTSGNSLVYGFLLSFHEPQILAALDELEDYCPDRSFEENEYYRQKIQTFSLAHQPLGNAWVYLMEPERAKRLGFLLPEGRWTGHE; encoded by the coding sequence TTGATAAATATATTTGTCTATGGAACTCTAAAGCCTGGAGAAGCAAACTTCGATCGCTACTGTCAGAAAGCTCTAGAACAAAAAGCCCTAGAAATCCAGGAAGCGATCGCCCACGGAACCCTTTACGCCTTGCCCATGGGCTATCCCGCTATGACTTCCGGCAATTCACTCGTTTATGGGTTCCTGCTCTCCTTCCATGAGCCACAAATCTTGGCAGCACTCGACGAACTAGAAGACTATTGCCCCGATCGCTCCTTTGAGGAAAATGAATACTACCGCCAAAAAATTCAGACGTTTAGCCTGGCTCATCAGCCCCTCGGCAATGCGTGGGTGTATCTGATGGAGCCTGAGAGGGCTAAACGTCTGGGTTTCTTGCTGCCAGAGGGTCGTTGGACGGGGCACGAATGA
- a CDS encoding DNA cytosine methyltransferase, whose amino-acid sequence MNRNIVSLFSGCGGLDLGFLKADFHLTWANEYDKDIWATYEANHLDTFLDRRDIRKIKSGEIPDCVGIIGGPPCQSWSEAGSQRGIEDDRGRLFLEYVRILKDKQPRFFLAENVSGMLHEKHSRAIQNIVSAFEEAGYTVSFKLLNAMNHNVPQERKRVIFIGYHVDLKKQFNFDWVDVSTSILTLEDAIWDLRNTAIPALATNKTNAKACLLPNHEYMIGGFSSIYMSRNRVRSWDEPSFTIQAGGRHAPLHPQANKMLFTEKDKFVFDENSPFPYRRLSVRECARIQTFPDDFIFHYKDLSAAYKMIGNAVPVNLGYALADAIYQDLFVEHQGDRKPTKTQKQLSLQII is encoded by the coding sequence ATGAACCGAAATATTGTTTCCCTATTTTCAGGTTGCGGTGGACTCGATTTAGGGTTCCTGAAAGCAGATTTTCATCTCACCTGGGCTAATGAATATGACAAAGATATTTGGGCGACCTATGAAGCCAATCATCTCGACACCTTTTTAGACAGAAGAGACATTCGGAAAATCAAGTCAGGGGAAATTCCTGATTGTGTTGGCATTATTGGCGGACCTCCTTGCCAAAGCTGGAGCGAAGCAGGTTCTCAGCGAGGGATCGAGGATGATCGGGGCAGATTATTTTTAGAGTATGTTCGGATTTTGAAAGATAAACAGCCTCGCTTTTTCCTGGCTGAAAATGTGTCTGGAATGCTGCATGAAAAACATAGTCGAGCTATTCAAAATATTGTCTCGGCGTTTGAGGAAGCGGGTTACACAGTTTCCTTTAAATTGCTCAATGCCATGAACCACAACGTCCCACAAGAACGAAAACGGGTGATCTTCATTGGCTACCATGTTGATCTCAAGAAACAATTTAATTTTGACTGGGTTGATGTCTCCACATCAATTCTCACGCTTGAAGATGCTATCTGGGATTTGCGGAATACGGCGATACCCGCCCTCGCAACCAATAAGACCAACGCCAAAGCCTGTCTATTGCCTAATCATGAATACATGATTGGAGGCTTTTCGAGCATTTATATGTCACGAAATCGAGTGCGATCGTGGGATGAACCTTCGTTCACTATTCAGGCAGGAGGCAGACACGCACCACTACACCCTCAAGCAAACAAGATGCTATTTACTGAGAAAGATAAGTTTGTTTTTGATGAAAATTCACCTTTTCCCTATAGAAGGCTCTCTGTTAGAGAATGTGCAAGGATACAAACTTTTCCTGACGATTTTATTTTTCACTATAAAGATCTTAGTGCAGCTTATAAGATGATTGGAAATGCTGTCCCTGTGAATTTAGGCTATGCGCTAGCTGATGCGATTTATCAGGATTTGTTCGTAGAGCATCAAGGCGATCGCAAACCTACAAAAACCCAAAAGCAACTGAGTCTTCAGATCATTTAA
- the leuS gene encoding leucine--tRNA ligase, which yields MESRYNPAEIEEKWQQFWAEQGMDKTPEAIDKPKFYALSMFPYPSGNLHMGHVRNYTITDVIARTRRMQGYRVLHPMGWDAFGLPAENAAIKQNSHPAQWTYQNIAQMKTELKRLGLSYDWDREVATCSPDYYRWTQWIFLEFFKSGLAYQKEAAVNWDPVDQTVLANEQVDSAGRAWRSGALVEKRLLRQWFLKITDYAEQLLKDLDQLDGWPDRVKVMQENWIGKSTGAQVVFTTEAGDELPIFTTRPDTLWGATFMVLSPEHPLVEKLTTDEQATAIQAYKTATAAETDIERTAENREKTGVWTGSYAINPVNNERIPIWIADYVLMGYGTGAIMAVPAHDQRDFEFARKFNLPIRAVVQPADQALDGATMTEAYPGDGMMVNSAALDGVAAGKAAGQSVEVAIAWLEAQGKGKGTSTYRLRDWLISRQRYWGVPIPVVHCPNCGIVAVPEAELPIVLPEEVDFSGKGASPLAQLESWVNVSCPTCGTPAKRETDTMDTFIDSSWYFLRYPDARNAQQLGNPAVVNDWMPVDQYVGGIEHAILHLLYSRFFTKFLRDRGFLNFDEPFQRLLTQGMVQGWTYMNPNKSGNAQWIPSALVDPKDPKDPETGEPLVGSFKTMSKSKYNGVSPDDVINKYGADTARMFILFKAPPEKDLEWDEADVEGQSRFLNRVWRLVADFSERGASTKKAIADLTKPEKELRYAIHNAIQQITEDLANDYQFNTAVSELMKLSNALTDAPCKDSPVYTEGIQTLLKLLAPFAPHMAEELWQSLGYADSVHHQPWCIFDPAALVVDEISLVIQVMGKTRGTIQVPAQADKEALEQYARDSELAQRHLAEKEIKKVIVVPGKLVNFVLG from the coding sequence GTGGAGTCCCGTTACAATCCGGCAGAAATTGAGGAAAAGTGGCAACAATTTTGGGCAGAGCAAGGGATGGACAAAACTCCCGAAGCGATCGACAAGCCTAAGTTCTACGCGCTGTCCATGTTTCCCTACCCGTCCGGCAATCTGCACATGGGACATGTCCGGAACTATACTATTACAGACGTAATTGCCCGCACCCGCCGAATGCAGGGCTATCGGGTATTGCACCCAATGGGCTGGGATGCCTTTGGCTTACCCGCCGAAAATGCTGCCATTAAGCAAAACAGTCATCCAGCACAGTGGACTTACCAAAACATTGCTCAGATGAAAACCGAGCTAAAGCGGCTGGGTTTGTCCTACGACTGGGATCGGGAGGTGGCGACTTGCTCTCCTGATTACTATCGCTGGACACAGTGGATTTTCTTGGAATTCTTCAAATCGGGTTTGGCGTACCAAAAAGAGGCAGCGGTTAATTGGGATCCGGTTGATCAAACTGTGCTGGCTAATGAACAGGTCGATAGCGCAGGACGAGCCTGGCGATCGGGCGCTTTGGTCGAAAAGCGTTTACTTCGCCAGTGGTTTCTCAAAATCACTGATTACGCCGAGCAGTTGCTCAAAGACTTGGATCAATTGGATGGATGGCCCGATCGGGTGAAGGTCATGCAAGAAAATTGGATTGGCAAATCTACTGGGGCACAGGTCGTCTTTACAACCGAGGCGGGGGATGAGTTGCCCATTTTCACCACTCGCCCCGATACGCTTTGGGGGGCAACGTTTATGGTGCTGTCGCCTGAGCATCCCTTGGTGGAAAAGCTAACTACGGATGAACAGGCTACTGCCATCCAAGCTTACAAAACCGCAACTGCGGCAGAAACCGACATTGAACGCACGGCTGAGAACCGCGAAAAAACAGGGGTTTGGACGGGCAGTTATGCGATCAATCCGGTTAACAACGAGAGGATTCCTATTTGGATTGCCGACTACGTGTTGATGGGCTATGGCACCGGAGCCATTATGGCAGTCCCCGCTCATGACCAGCGCGATTTTGAGTTCGCCAGAAAGTTTAACCTCCCCATTCGAGCAGTGGTGCAGCCCGCTGACCAAGCGCTAGACGGCGCAACTATGACTGAAGCCTATCCAGGTGACGGTATGATGGTTAATTCAGCGGCACTGGATGGCGTTGCAGCCGGTAAGGCAGCGGGTCAAAGTGTTGAAGTGGCGATCGCTTGGCTAGAAGCCCAAGGCAAAGGCAAAGGCACCTCAACTTATCGGTTGCGGGACTGGCTGATTTCTCGGCAGCGCTATTGGGGCGTGCCAATTCCAGTCGTCCATTGTCCCAATTGCGGCATTGTGGCAGTTCCTGAAGCAGAGTTGCCGATTGTTTTACCCGAAGAAGTTGATTTTTCTGGGAAAGGGGCTTCCCCCTTGGCTCAGCTAGAGTCTTGGGTTAACGTGTCTTGCCCTACCTGTGGCACTCCGGCAAAGCGGGAAACCGATACGATGGATACCTTTATTGACTCGTCCTGGTATTTCCTACGCTACCCCGATGCTAGGAACGCGCAACAGTTGGGCAATCCGGCAGTGGTGAATGATTGGATGCCTGTGGATCAATATGTTGGTGGCATTGAACACGCCATTTTACACTTGCTGTATTCGCGGTTTTTTACCAAGTTCCTGCGCGATCGCGGCTTCCTCAATTTCGATGAACCCTTCCAGCGTCTGCTAACTCAAGGCATGGTTCAAGGCTGGACTTATATGAATCCCAACAAAAGCGGCAACGCCCAATGGATTCCTTCCGCCTTGGTTGACCCTAAAGACCCTAAAGATCCTGAAACGGGGGAGCCATTAGTCGGGTCTTTCAAAACCATGTCTAAATCCAAATACAACGGCGTTTCACCCGATGATGTGATCAACAAATATGGCGCAGACACCGCCCGGATGTTTATTCTCTTCAAAGCGCCGCCCGAAAAAGATCTAGAGTGGGATGAAGCCGATGTAGAAGGGCAATCGCGGTTCCTTAACCGAGTTTGGCGGTTGGTCGCAGATTTTTCTGAACGAGGAGCAAGTACGAAGAAGGCGATCGCAGACCTCACCAAGCCTGAGAAAGAACTGCGTTACGCCATCCATAACGCGATTCAACAAATCACCGAAGACTTAGCAAATGACTATCAGTTCAACACCGCTGTTTCCGAGTTAATGAAACTCAGCAATGCCCTGACCGATGCTCCTTGCAAAGACTCTCCTGTTTACACCGAAGGCATTCAAACCTTACTCAAACTCCTTGCCCCCTTTGCTCCTCATATGGCAGAAGAACTTTGGCAGAGTTTAGGATATGCTGATTCAGTCCATCATCAACCTTGGTGCATCTTTGATCCCGCTGCATTAGTCGTAGATGAGATTTCGCTAGTGATCCAGGTTATGGGCAAAACACGGGGAACCATCCAGGTACCTGCCCAAGCCGACAAAGAAGCCTTAGAACAATATGCCCGCGACTCTGAACTCGCTCAGCGTCATCTTGCTGAAAAAGAGATTAAAAAAGTGATTGTTGTACCTGGAAAACTGGTGAACTTTGTGCTCGGATAA